One window from the genome of Luteithermobacter gelatinilyticus encodes:
- a CDS encoding fructosamine kinase family protein, producing the protein MDSRIRQHIEEVFSSPVQQQKSLSGGCLGQLSLLMLENGQEVVLKQGAGLECEAFMLRYLRDRTALPVPELFLVEKDFILMEYLPGCPGPSDRMAQRHLAELVAMLHDIGQERFGFARDTVIGPLRQPNGQTVDWLTFFRERRLKYMAEEARAAGKLPEAVHRRLMDFADRLELYLGHVPRPSLLHGDLWGGNILSQDGRITGVVDPALYFGDAEIELAFMTLFGTVDRYFFETYQALRPLDQEFFDSRREIYLLYPLLVHVRLFGGSYVGQVSAILDRLGE; encoded by the coding sequence ATGGACAGCCGGATACGGCAGCACATTGAAGAAGTCTTTTCCTCTCCCGTTCAGCAGCAAAAAAGCCTGTCCGGCGGTTGTCTCGGGCAGTTATCCCTGCTGATGCTGGAAAATGGCCAGGAAGTGGTGCTGAAACAGGGAGCGGGCCTGGAATGCGAGGCTTTTATGCTGCGCTATCTCAGGGACAGGACTGCTCTGCCGGTTCCGGAACTGTTCCTGGTGGAAAAGGATTTTATATTGATGGAGTATCTGCCGGGCTGCCCGGGACCGTCTGATCGGATGGCCCAGCGCCACCTGGCGGAATTGGTGGCCATGTTGCACGATATTGGTCAGGAAAGGTTTGGGTTCGCCCGGGATACGGTGATCGGTCCGCTCCGCCAGCCCAATGGACAGACAGTGGACTGGCTGACCTTTTTTCGGGAGCGGCGCCTGAAATACATGGCGGAGGAGGCCCGGGCAGCGGGGAAGTTGCCGGAAGCCGTGCATCGCCGTCTGATGGATTTTGCAGACAGGCTGGAACTCTATTTGGGGCATGTGCCGCGTCCTTCTTTGCTGCATGGGGATCTGTGGGGCGGGAACATTCTGTCGCAGGATGGGCGAATCACGGGGGTGGTGGACCCGGCGCTTTATTTCGGTGATGCGGAAATCGAACTGGCGTTCATGACCCTATTCGGCACAGTGGACAGATATTTTTTTGAGACCTATCAGGCGCTCAGACCTTTGGACCAGGAGTTTTTTGACAGCCGGCGGGAAATTTATCTGCTGTATCCGCTTTTGGTGCATGTGCGGCTGTTTGGCGGCAGCTATGTGGGGCAAGTAAGTGCAATTCTTGATCGTTTAGGCGAGTGA
- a CDS encoding terminase large subunit domain-containing protein, which translates to MGGVSDAERLSRLEAPERQRLLQTLTEAECRALLYDWAFWSRPEQRPPVGDWFCWLVLAGRGFGKTRMAVEWLRGQVEGPSPLKAPPGAPERIALVADNRMDAVLTMIEGESGILNCSPPAQRLSFEISKKRLVWPNGAQAFIYSSEAPDQLRGPQHHVAWADEMAKWAHVEDCWSNLLFGLRLGQRPRVMVTTTPRNIPLLKDLLCQDRVVVTRGSTFDNRAHLPEAFLQEVRARYEGTRLGRQELYGDLLSDRPGTLWTRDQLEKCRCQDLPDLKRIVVAVDPPVSSGRKADSCGIVIAGVDAANRGFVLADRTVQGLGPLGWARQAVTACHAFAADRLVAEVNNGGDLVESLLRQVDPALSYRAVRATRGKIVRAEPVAALYEQGRIFHHGFLPELEEEMCALTPEGLSTGRSPDRVDALVWAMTDLLLGGTQDPRIRQI; encoded by the coding sequence ATGGGCGGCGTGTCCGATGCGGAGCGTTTATCCCGCCTGGAGGCGCCGGAACGCCAGCGCCTCCTGCAGACGCTGACGGAAGCGGAATGTCGGGCCCTGCTTTATGACTGGGCGTTCTGGTCACGGCCCGAGCAGCGCCCGCCCGTCGGAGACTGGTTTTGCTGGCTGGTGCTGGCCGGGCGTGGGTTTGGCAAGACGCGCATGGCCGTGGAATGGTTGCGCGGGCAGGTGGAAGGGCCAAGCCCGCTTAAGGCCCCGCCTGGGGCGCCGGAACGGATCGCCCTGGTGGCGGACAACCGGATGGATGCTGTGCTCACCATGATCGAAGGGGAAAGCGGCATTCTTAATTGCAGTCCGCCGGCCCAGCGGCTGAGCTTTGAAATCAGCAAAAAACGGCTGGTTTGGCCCAATGGCGCCCAGGCATTTATTTATTCTTCGGAAGCGCCCGATCAATTGCGTGGTCCGCAGCACCATGTGGCCTGGGCTGACGAGATGGCCAAATGGGCACATGTGGAGGACTGTTGGTCGAATCTGTTGTTCGGGTTGCGCCTGGGTCAGCGACCGCGGGTCATGGTGACCACCACGCCCCGGAATATCCCGTTGTTGAAAGATCTTTTGTGCCAAGACCGGGTGGTGGTCACCCGGGGATCAACTTTTGATAACCGTGCCCATTTGCCCGAGGCATTTCTGCAAGAGGTCAGAGCACGTTACGAAGGGACACGTCTGGGGCGGCAGGAACTTTACGGTGATCTTCTGAGCGATCGTCCGGGGACGTTATGGACCCGGGATCAGTTGGAAAAATGCCGGTGCCAGGATTTACCGGATCTGAAACGCATTGTTGTGGCGGTGGACCCGCCAGTCTCCAGCGGCCGCAAGGCCGATAGTTGCGGCATTGTGATCGCCGGTGTGGATGCGGCAAACCGGGGGTTTGTTCTGGCGGACAGAACGGTACAAGGGCTTGGGCCTTTGGGCTGGGCCCGGCAGGCAGTCACAGCCTGTCACGCCTTTGCGGCGGACCGGTTGGTGGCGGAAGTCAACAATGGCGGTGATCTGGTCGAAAGTCTGTTGCGGCAGGTGGATCCGGCTCTCAGTTATCGGGCCGTACGGGCCACGCGGGGCAAGATCGTTCGTGCTGAGCCGGTGGCGGCGCTGTATGAACAGGGTCGCATTTTTCATCACGGCTTTTTGCCGGAACTGGAAGAGGAAATGTGTGCTCTCACGCCCGAGGGACTGAGCACAGGACGCAGCCCGGATCGGGTAGATGCCCTGGTCTGGGCCATGACGGATCTGCTTCTGGGGGGAACACAGGACCCCCGCATTCGCCAGATATGA
- a CDS encoding phage portal protein has translation MNPIRRFYQKYIVPGRRSPAENKASAVAGLQWAGETVWLGLGEARWSNRTYKSLSEEGYRKNVIAHRCIRLLAESAASVPLRLHQNDRLLDRHPLLDLLDQPNPAQSRVMFFEMLYAHLNLAGNSYVELVTTADGRPGELYALRPDRMKIIPGRTGWPDSYVYSLAGQDHRFPVDHLTGQSPILHVKNFHPLDDYYGLSPLEAAAFAVDIHNAAQNWNKALFDNAARPSGALVFEPREGREHLSDEQFARLKDEMADSFQGVRNAGRPLLLEGGLKWQQLALSPSDLDFINGKHASARDIALAFGVPPMLLSIPGDNTYSNYQEANRALWRMTLLPMMDKMMAALNGWLCPLYGAELKLSYDRDAIPALAHDRQALWHRVGVAEFLTPNEKRAAVGLGPVPGGDRLS, from the coding sequence ATGAATCCGATCCGGCGTTTTTATCAGAAATATATAGTGCCCGGCAGGCGTAGTCCTGCGGAAAACAAGGCAAGCGCCGTGGCAGGATTGCAATGGGCGGGGGAGACCGTGTGGTTGGGGTTGGGGGAGGCCCGGTGGAGCAACCGAACCTATAAATCCCTGTCCGAAGAAGGATACCGTAAAAATGTCATCGCCCATCGCTGCATTCGTCTTCTGGCGGAAAGCGCGGCTTCCGTTCCGCTGAGGCTTCATCAGAACGACAGGCTTCTAGACCGTCATCCTCTTCTGGATCTTCTGGACCAGCCCAACCCGGCGCAAAGCCGGGTCATGTTTTTCGAGATGCTTTATGCTCATCTCAATCTGGCCGGCAACAGCTATGTGGAGCTGGTCACTACCGCCGATGGCCGGCCCGGCGAATTATATGCCCTGAGGCCGGACCGGATGAAAATCATCCCCGGGCGAACAGGATGGCCGGACTCCTATGTCTATAGTCTGGCCGGCCAGGATCACCGGTTTCCTGTGGATCACCTGACAGGACAAAGCCCGATCCTGCATGTGAAGAATTTTCATCCGCTGGATGACTATTACGGTCTGTCGCCGTTGGAGGCGGCGGCTTTTGCCGTGGACATCCATAATGCGGCGCAGAACTGGAACAAGGCGTTGTTTGATAATGCCGCGCGGCCATCGGGGGCCCTGGTGTTTGAGCCGCGCGAGGGCCGTGAACATCTCAGTGATGAACAATTTGCCCGGCTCAAAGATGAGATGGCCGACAGTTTCCAGGGAGTTCGCAATGCGGGGCGGCCGCTATTGCTGGAAGGGGGGCTGAAATGGCAACAACTGGCCCTGTCGCCTTCGGACCTGGATTTCATCAACGGTAAACATGCCAGTGCGCGGGATATCGCATTGGCCTTTGGGGTCCCGCCCATGCTGTTGAGCATCCCCGGCGATAATACCTACAGCAATTATCAGGAAGCCAATCGGGCGCTATGGCGGATGACGCTGCTGCCGATGATGGACAAGATGATGGCGGCGCTTAATGGCTGGCTGTGCCCGCTTTACGGGGCGGAGTTGAAATTATCCTATGATCGGGACGCCATTCCGGCCCTGGCTCATGACCGTCAGGCGCTCTGGCACCGGGTTGGGGTGGCGGAGTTCCTGACCCCCAATGAAAAACGCGCCGCAGTGGGGCTTGGCCCTGTTCCGGGCGGGGACCGCCTCTCATGA
- a CDS encoding DUF6127 family protein, with protein sequence MTVPHSKTQQKGLPKAALMTLAHRAWREGASPETLYELIDQASEEGASRVLEELGLKDGRASGDIGELRTLLEGWREAKRTLRQTVIRWLIRFLLTSLLLGLAIKMKILNVGQFFGGMT encoded by the coding sequence ATGACGGTCCCGCACAGCAAGACGCAACAGAAAGGCCTGCCCAAAGCCGCGTTGATGACCCTGGCGCATCGGGCCTGGCGGGAAGGGGCCTCACCGGAAACCCTTTATGAACTTATCGACCAGGCCAGTGAGGAAGGCGCCTCCCGGGTTCTGGAGGAATTGGGCCTGAAGGATGGTCGGGCGTCGGGGGATATCGGGGAGTTGCGCACCCTGCTGGAGGGCTGGCGCGAAGCCAAGCGCACTCTGCGCCAGACGGTGATCCGCTGGCTGATCCGGTTTTTGCTCACCTCGCTTTTACTGGGGTTGGCCATCAAAATGAAGATCCTGAATGTCGGGCAATTTTTTGGGGGAATGACATGA
- a CDS encoding HK97 family phage prohead protease — translation MSDEAHDATGRFEGYASVFNVVDRGRDMVLPGAFQATLKQRGPTAVKFLWQHDPREPIGILEDLYEDRHGLFVRGRLLMDVERAREAHGLMKAGALDGLSIGFHTIRAERGEDGTRRLRELDLWEISLVTFPMNDRARVFSFKDDHSMIELAADQAAFLAGLRHLTHLMTQER, via the coding sequence ATGAGCGATGAGGCACATGACGCAACGGGACGTTTTGAAGGATATGCCAGCGTGTTCAACGTGGTGGACCGGGGCCGGGACATGGTGTTGCCGGGGGCGTTTCAGGCGACCCTAAAACAGCGGGGGCCGACGGCGGTCAAGTTCTTATGGCAACATGACCCGCGCGAACCCATTGGTATTTTGGAAGACCTGTATGAGGACCGGCACGGTTTATTCGTACGCGGCCGATTGTTGATGGATGTGGAGCGCGCCCGTGAAGCGCACGGCCTGATGAAGGCCGGGGCCCTGGACGGCCTGTCGATCGGCTTTCATACCATTCGCGCGGAGCGGGGGGAGGACGGTACGCGCCGCCTGCGGGAACTGGATCTGTGGGAAATTTCACTGGTCACATTTCCCATGAATGACCGGGCGCGGGTTTTTTCGTTTAAAGACGATCACAGCATGATCGAATTGGCGGCGGATCAGGCCGCTTTTCTTGCCGGTTTGCGGCATTTGACCCACCTTATGACACAGGAAAGGTAA
- a CDS encoding phage major capsid protein, whose translation MTLETKEALENLTRHFEAFKAANDQRLTELEGNGRADGLTEEKLDRLNEEMTRLQGVVNRLHQAAQRPGFDQKQTTEEAPDKAFYNGFIRKGQLPVTDRKALNTGVDAEGGYAVPVELDRDLEKRLRDLSPIRAECHVVNIGSANYKKLVNLGGVTSGWVAETGNRLETDGPQLAEIAPPLGEIYANPAATQTMLDDAYFDVEAWLAEELAEEFALQENTAFVNGDGLNKPKGFLTYATSAAGDGARPFGQIQTLATGVSGDWPAANPSDILVDLVHSLKPGYRAGGKFYLNTTLLAEIRKFKDAGGNYLWRPGLERGMAQTLLGYPVVEVADMPDKAADSLSLAFANMKRAYTVTDRLGTRILRDPYSQKPYVHFYTTKRVGGAVTNDQAIKLLQFAL comes from the coding sequence ATGACTTTGGAAACCAAAGAAGCCCTCGAAAATCTGACACGGCATTTCGAGGCGTTCAAGGCCGCTAATGATCAGCGTTTGACGGAGCTTGAGGGAAACGGCCGCGCGGATGGCCTGACAGAAGAAAAACTGGATCGCTTGAATGAGGAAATGACCCGCCTTCAGGGGGTGGTTAACCGTCTGCATCAGGCGGCGCAGCGCCCGGGGTTTGATCAGAAACAGACCACGGAGGAGGCCCCCGACAAAGCCTTTTATAATGGGTTTATCCGCAAAGGACAGTTGCCTGTGACGGATCGCAAGGCGCTAAATACAGGCGTGGACGCCGAAGGTGGATATGCGGTGCCGGTGGAGCTGGACCGGGACCTTGAAAAACGTCTTCGGGATCTCTCCCCCATTCGGGCTGAATGCCATGTGGTGAATATCGGTTCTGCCAACTACAAGAAACTGGTCAATTTGGGCGGTGTCACCTCGGGTTGGGTGGCGGAAACCGGCAATCGCCTGGAGACCGACGGACCGCAGCTGGCGGAAATTGCCCCGCCGCTGGGCGAAATTTATGCCAATCCGGCGGCGACCCAGACCATGCTGGATGATGCTTATTTCGATGTGGAAGCATGGCTTGCCGAAGAACTGGCCGAGGAATTCGCATTGCAGGAAAATACGGCTTTTGTCAATGGCGACGGGCTGAACAAACCGAAAGGTTTTCTGACCTATGCCACGTCGGCAGCCGGGGACGGGGCACGGCCCTTTGGCCAGATTCAGACGCTGGCTACCGGGGTAAGTGGTGACTGGCCGGCAGCTAACCCGTCGGATATTCTGGTTGATCTGGTTCATAGTCTGAAGCCGGGGTATCGGGCCGGAGGCAAATTTTATCTCAATACCACGCTTTTGGCGGAAATTCGCAAATTCAAGGATGCGGGCGGCAATTATCTGTGGCGGCCAGGCCTGGAACGCGGCATGGCCCAGACCCTGCTGGGCTATCCGGTGGTGGAAGTGGCCGATATGCCAGACAAGGCGGCGGATTCCCTTTCGTTGGCGTTTGCCAATATGAAACGGGCCTATACGGTTACCGACCGACTCGGCACACGTATCCTCCGGGATCCGTACAGCCAGAAACCCTATGTTCATTTTTATACCACCAAACGCGTGGGCGGGGCGGTCACCAATGACCAGGCGATCAAGTTACTGCAATTCGCCCTGTAA
- a CDS encoding head-tail connector protein: protein MNLQMITPPVGEPVTLDDVKRFLKIDTTADDTLLLVLIAAARETCENYTGRKLLGQSWQWTLNSWGDGEVILPSAPVLTIEAVDIYSAGGFTALDPAAYQLDTTFYRPRLLAVNGARLPDPDIERGGIRITFRAGYGETADKVPVSLTQGILHWIAATFEAQEAMLDYELAERLWQPYRMVKL from the coding sequence ATGAATTTACAAATGATCACCCCGCCCGTCGGGGAACCGGTGACTTTGGATGATGTGAAGCGGTTTTTGAAAATCGACACTACGGCCGATGATACATTGCTTCTGGTGCTGATCGCGGCGGCACGGGAGACTTGTGAAAATTACACGGGTCGCAAACTGCTTGGGCAGAGCTGGCAATGGACCCTGAATAGCTGGGGGGATGGGGAAGTGATTTTGCCCTCTGCGCCGGTTCTGACCATAGAGGCGGTGGATATTTATAGCGCGGGCGGATTCACGGCCCTTGATCCGGCAGCTTATCAACTGGACACGACTTTTTACCGTCCGCGTCTGCTGGCGGTGAACGGGGCACGTCTGCCGGATCCGGATATTGAGCGGGGCGGCATCAGGATCACTTTCCGAGCCGGCTATGGCGAGACCGCCGACAAAGTGCCTGTGAGCCTTACTCAGGGCATATTGCACTGGATTGCCGCGACATTCGAGGCCCAGGAAGCGATGCTGGACTATGAGCTGGCGGAACGGCTCTGGCAGCCTTACCGGATGGTGAAATTATGA
- a CDS encoding head-tail adaptor protein, translating into MRRALSRGRLRHSVVCQKAVRTDDGVGGFLVQWQDIATVRAEIIPRQPDRRTDAHQDQARPAFRVRLRHQAVLMETTRLLWQGTPLRVLSVATDQHQRWLNFDLEEDR; encoded by the coding sequence ATGAGACGGGCGCTGAGCCGGGGGCGGTTGCGCCACAGCGTTGTCTGCCAGAAGGCCGTGCGGACCGATGACGGCGTCGGCGGCTTTCTGGTCCAGTGGCAGGACATTGCCACCGTGCGAGCAGAAATCATCCCCCGCCAGCCGGATCGGCGCACAGACGCCCATCAGGATCAGGCCCGTCCGGCTTTCAGGGTACGCCTGCGCCATCAGGCCGTCCTTATGGAAACAACACGTCTGTTGTGGCAGGGGACGCCGCTGCGGGTTCTTTCCGTGGCGACGGATCAGCATCAGCGCTGGCTCAATTTTGATCTGGAGGAAGACAGATGA
- a CDS encoding HK97-gp10 family putative phage morphogenesis protein — protein MSSEQFAKALAAYAASGETRLADVTRRRAEQIVQAARRRVYATRQASSGPSRLAESLMVEPLPDARGYQVITRAPHARFVEFGTRHMAARPFLTPAVAEVRDRPEKLPGGDT, from the coding sequence ATGAGTTCAGAGCAGTTTGCCAAAGCCCTGGCGGCTTATGCCGCCAGTGGGGAAACCCGTCTTGCGGATGTGACCCGCCGGCGGGCGGAACAGATTGTCCAGGCGGCCCGTCGGCGCGTCTATGCCACCCGACAGGCGTCTTCCGGCCCCAGCCGGCTGGCGGAAAGCCTGATGGTGGAACCCCTGCCCGATGCCAGGGGGTATCAGGTGATTACCCGCGCCCCCCATGCCCGGTTCGTGGAATTTGGCACCCGGCATATGGCGGCGCGGCCGTTTCTGACTCCGGCGGTGGCGGAGGTCAGGGATCGGCCGGAAAAACTCCCC